One genomic window of Glycine max cultivar Williams 82 chromosome 16, Glycine_max_v4.0, whole genome shotgun sequence includes the following:
- the LOC100791383 gene encoding NEP1-interacting protein 2, which produces MEFVPNQCPLMGSFGNFVERVKRVGTLFVSAIIGNIFSAILTFCFALVGTLLGAMTGALIGQETESGFIRGAAIGAISGAVFSIEVFESSLVLWKSDESGIGCVLYLIDVLGSLLSGRLVRERIGPAMLSAVQSQMGAVEISFDEVQNLFDIGGAKGLSRDSVEKIPKITITSDNNVDASGEKDSCSVCLQDFQLGETGRSLPPCASHISPNLA; this is translated from the exons ATGGAGTTTGTGCCAAATCAATGCCCTTTGATGGGTTCCTTTGGGAATTTCGTTGAGAGGGTCAAAAGGGTTGGTACCCTCTTCGTCTCTGCCATCATTGGGAACATATTCTCTGCGATCTTGACCTTCTGCTTTGCGTTAG TTGGCACTTTGTTGGGTGCTATGACTGGTGCCTTGATAGGCCAAGAGACAGAGAGTGGTTTCATTCGAGGGGCTGCTATAGGTGCCATATCAGGAGCTGTTTTTTCCATTGAAGTTTTTGAATCTTCCCTTGTTCTTTGGAAATCTGACGAATCTGGAATTGGGTGTGTCTTATACTTG ATTGATGTTCTTGGTAGCCTATTGAGTGGAAGACTAGTGCGTGAAAGGATAGGTCCAGCCATGTTGAGTGCTGTCCAAAGTCAG ATGGGTGCTGTTGAAATAAGCTTTGATGAGGTACAAAACCTCTTTGACATTGGTGGCGCCAAAGGTTTATCGAGAGATTCAGTTGAAAAGATCCCAAAGATCACAATTACTAGTGACAACAATGTTGATGCTTCTGGGGAGAAAGATTCATGTTCAGTTTGCCTTCAG GACTTTCAGCTTGGGGAGACTGGGAGAAGTTTGCCCCCTTGTGCCTCCCATATTTCACCTAACCTTGCATGA
- the LOC112999792 gene encoding uncharacterized protein, giving the protein MHEKLIETIDKPPMEAPDLSDAEATKVFQKYLDECLTTKCIILESMSSELQRQHQDMDPYEIVEYLKKMYGGQSGKAIFQLSKALFRSSLVANEKVGPHVLKMIDLIEQLEKLGWTLGKELSQDLILQSLSDSFSQFIVNFNMNKMNCDLHEMLNLLIDYENQIASEKKKGTVMVVGKSSKKKGKVPKRKHLGPKGGMTKPKNKRNKIDQTDAECFFCKEKGHWKRNCKKYLDSLKNKKQGKTLMN; this is encoded by the coding sequence ATGCATGAGAAGCTTATTGAAACTATTGATAAGCCTCCCATGGAAGCACCTGATCTAAGTGATGCTGAAGCAACCAAGGTTTTTCAAAAATACCTAGATGAGTGTCTTACTACTAAGTGCATTATCTTGGAATCAATGAGTTCAGAACTCCAGAGGCAACATCAAGACATGGACCCATATGAGATCGTCGAATATCTTAAGAAGATGTACGGTGGTCAAAGCGGGAAGGCTATATTTCAATTATCTAAGGCCCTGTTTAGATCCTCACTTGTTGCAAATGAAAAGGTTGGACCCCATGTTCTTAAGATGATTGATCTCATAGAACAACTTGAGAAGTTGGGGTGGACTCTTGGGAAAGAGCTTTCTCAAGATTTGATTCTACAATCACTTTCCGATTCATTTTCACAATTTATTGTGAATTTCAACATGAATAAGATGAATTGTGACTTGCATGAGATGCTTAATCTGCTAATTGATTATGAGAATCAAATTGCTTctgagaagaagaaaggaactgTCATGGTAGTTGGCAAGAGCTCCAAGAAGAAAGGCAAAGTACCAAAAAGGAAGCATCTTGGACCTAAGGGTGGTATGACCAAACCTAAGAACAAAAGGAACAAGATTGACCAAACTGATGCTGAATGTTTCTTCTGTAAGGAGAAAGGTCACTGGAAGAGAAATTGCAAGAAGTATCTTGATTCTCtgaaaaacaagaaacaaggtAAGACATTAATGAACtga